One window of Sphingobacteriales bacterium genomic DNA carries:
- a CDS encoding LysM peptidoglycan-binding domain-containing protein, with product MIHTVLPNESLFSIALQYQISMVDLMEINQLSNGVVVAGQELLIPDSVIGKIRMRSFSNRQTYVVASGDTLWAIATKFNVGVDALKKENNLTSNALQIGQVLQIPDTSSTNNNTTTNNPMTNNVGTQTIVHTVAAGESLWSIAKKYGDTVDEVKSRNKLTTNNLFIGQKLTIANLNGINTGENSNSNSGGQINSDQWYTVKAGDTLNLIAFIFDTTAANLRQLNNLTNDSLRVGQQILVKKATVINPPPVNNNTNNNNPAPTDNNSTQKPIYYIVQAGDGLWGIASRFKILITDLRRWNNLNSDNLSIGQKLIVGFNNAGNDHQNGNDTPVTDPEDEDVEVNIPVNSPLTFKYLIEISDSVGNNAVNLASDVRKVQEQLNRLGFLSSIHFNNERPFNADSQAVNSQFLPQTIAAIRSFQQTVIPQSGVSDGQIKPKHASLMFLNTTVVQPDANKLQQILQARAGFVVEEFSGIPFLQNGLSAPVGATNFGNNPDDVRKIQQRLEQLNLLKPIPAQESPPSGSTDSIPPSKLVKTIEAIKKFQEQRVKFWRNKPAIINSTEFLEGITGKDERDLTFTILRDYTEYRIMLPASALNGNPNVVFRSHFASAYTINTKGISYFGQVSPDKISLQEFQSFGLNASQAKALKFVSEHEGKFDALNTYDKANFSYGFIQFAGGDGGLAPMMGLMKYLYPKTFQTCFQQYGIDVEFSLNEAQGQVSAANLTVVTTEGQLLRRVEAEQYLRDSKLLSAVFVNAAYEKEVQKAQIESAKRKYMVPALNIRINLNLLVIRVMASGSSGVSNIYVGTEAESFKRKSEFSTLKSQGRIVETVLALQNHPIAEIIRSEKGITTLIDSTVNQWVNRTAAYFTSAITAVASVDNLDTLSKLKNINERKVLEHISQNADDRIRLRTANILAETTLSLNKSNA from the coding sequence ATGATACACACTGTATTGCCAAACGAAAGCCTGTTTTCCATCGCCCTTCAATACCAAATTTCGATGGTAGATTTGATGGAAATCAATCAATTATCCAATGGAGTTGTTGTTGCAGGGCAGGAATTGTTGATTCCCGATTCTGTCATCGGTAAAATCAGAATGCGAAGCTTTTCAAACCGTCAAACTTATGTAGTAGCTTCAGGAGATACGCTTTGGGCGATTGCCACAAAGTTTAATGTGGGCGTAGATGCTTTAAAAAAAGAGAACAATCTTACTTCAAATGCGCTGCAAATTGGTCAGGTGCTTCAAATTCCGGACACGTCTTCAACGAATAATAATACAACCACAAATAATCCGATGACCAACAATGTTGGAACTCAGACTATTGTTCATACCGTTGCAGCGGGGGAAAGTTTGTGGAGTATCGCAAAAAAATATGGAGATACTGTGGATGAGGTAAAGTCGCGGAACAAACTGACGACCAATAATTTGTTTATCGGGCAGAAACTGACGATTGCAAATTTGAATGGAATTAACACCGGAGAAAACAGCAATTCAAATTCGGGAGGGCAAATCAATTCAGATCAATGGTACACCGTTAAGGCGGGCGATACGCTTAATCTTATTGCCTTTATTTTCGACACCACAGCCGCAAATCTTCGTCAGTTGAATAATCTGACGAACGATTCACTTAGAGTAGGTCAGCAAATTTTGGTAAAAAAAGCAACGGTTATCAATCCGCCACCTGTTAACAACAATACAAACAACAATAACCCTGCGCCAACCGACAACAACTCCACGCAAAAACCAATCTATTACATAGTTCAGGCCGGTGACGGACTTTGGGGTATTGCAAGCCGTTTCAAAATTCTGATCACAGATTTGCGCCGCTGGAATAATCTGAATTCTGACAATCTGAGTATCGGACAAAAGCTGATAGTTGGATTTAACAACGCCGGCAACGATCATCAAAACGGAAACGATACCCCGGTTACAGATCCGGAGGATGAGGACGTTGAGGTGAATATTCCGGTAAATTCGCCTTTGACCTTTAAATACCTGATAGAAATCAGCGATTCGGTTGGAAATAATGCGGTAAATCTTGCTTCAGATGTTCGGAAAGTGCAGGAACAGTTAAACCGACTTGGTTTTTTATCTTCCATACACTTTAACAATGAGCGTCCGTTTAATGCTGATTCTCAGGCGGTAAACAGTCAGTTCCTCCCTCAAACCATTGCCGCCATTCGCAGTTTTCAGCAAACTGTAATTCCCCAAAGCGGAGTTTCTGACGGTCAAATCAAACCGAAACATGCTTCTTTGATGTTTCTCAACACAACTGTTGTACAACCGGATGCCAACAAATTACAACAGATTTTACAAGCAAGAGCGGGGTTTGTGGTTGAAGAATTTTCTGGCATCCCTTTCCTGCAAAATGGATTGTCAGCCCCTGTCGGAGCGACCAATTTTGGTAATAATCCGGATGATGTTCGTAAAATTCAGCAAAGATTAGAACAATTAAACCTGCTCAAACCAATACCCGCACAGGAATCGCCGCCTTCCGGTTCAACCGATTCCATACCCCCATCAAAGTTGGTAAAAACCATTGAAGCCATCAAAAAATTTCAGGAACAAAGGGTTAAGTTCTGGCGAAATAAACCCGCAATCATCAATTCAACCGAATTTTTAGAAGGAATTACAGGAAAAGATGAGCGCGACCTGACTTTTACCATTCTGAGAGATTACACCGAATACCGGATCATGTTACCTGCTTCGGCATTAAACGGCAACCCAAATGTGGTTTTTAGATCTCATTTTGCAAGCGCATATACCATCAATACCAAAGGGATATCCTATTTTGGACAGGTTTCTCCTGATAAAATATCCTTACAAGAGTTTCAGAGTTTTGGACTTAATGCATCTCAGGCTAAAGCTTTGAAATTTGTATCTGAGCATGAAGGCAAATTTGATGCTCTGAATACTTATGACAAAGCGAATTTTTCTTACGGATTCATTCAGTTTGCCGGAGGAGACGGAGGGTTAGCGCCAATGATGGGGTTAATGAAATATTTATACCCCAAAACTTTTCAAACATGTTTTCAACAATATGGCATTGATGTAGAATTTTCGCTCAATGAAGCTCAGGGGCAGGTTAGTGCTGCCAACTTAACAGTTGTTACAACAGAAGGTCAACTGTTGAGGAGAGTAGAAGCCGAGCAATATTTGAGGGATTCCAAACTTTTGTCTGCGGTATTTGTCAATGCAGCTTATGAAAAAGAAGTCCAGAAAGCACAGATAGAAAGTGCTAAAAGAAAATATATGGTTCCGGCTTTAAACATACGAATCAACCTGAACCTGCTTGTAATTCGTGTTATGGCATCCGGAAGTTCCGGAGTCAGTAATATATATGTCGGCACAGAAGCAGAAAGTTTTAAACGCAAATCAGAATTTTCTACCCTCAAATCACAGGGGAGAATAGTAGAAACTGTTTTGGCGTTGCAAAATCACCCGATCGCTGAAATTATAAGATCCGAAAAAGGAATAACCACACTGATTGACAGTACGGTTAATCAATGGGTAAACAGAACTGCCGCTTATTTTACGTCAGCAATTACCGCTGTTGCATCCGTTGACAATTTAGATACTCTTTCAAAACTCAAAAACATCAATGAACGTAAGGTTTTGGAGCATATCAGCCAAAATGCCGATGATAGAATCAGGCTAAGAACTGCCAATATTCTTGCTGAAACCACTTTAAGCCTAAATAAAAGTAACGCCTGA
- a CDS encoding glycosyl hydrolase, translating to MNFRIIYLTCIILMNSLNMMAQSKVSEATKASERLKNKTIRQDLNTRSVVSGIEFKNVGPTVMSGRVTSIAVSPADAAHFYVAYASGGLWETRNNGMSFEPLFDEEMAMTIGDIAVNWTVSPPEIWIGTGENNSSRSSYSGVGIYKSVDGGKTWENMGLPESHHIGRIVLHPSDTKKAWVAVLGHLYSANKERGIYKTEDGGKTWKQTLYVDDNTGGIDLTIDTKNPSLLYAAMWHRERRAWNFTEGGKTSGIYKSTDGGNTWTLVSGKGSGFAEGKIGRIGLALHPSGVLFSVLDNQNFRPEDLSKEKDTTKLEKKELRNMSRDEFLSLPEWKVKDFLRTNRFPEKYDVKTINGQIKEGKITPKTLVEYLEDANAVLFDTPVVGAEVYRSDNGGMTWTKVNKDYIDDLYYSYGYYFGQIRVADQSTQKIYLLGVPLIASEDGGQTFKAIDGDNVHVDHHVLWLNPNRSEHLINGNDGGVNISYDDGKHWIKCNTPPVGQFYAIAADNQEPFNLYGGLQDNGVWTGSSNYSPGVGWHQGGIYPYKELLGGDGMQIAIDNRNPQLIYTGFQFGNYYRIDRSTDDYTPIAPKHELGERPLRFNWQTPVCLSVHNQDIVYFGSNKLHRSMNKGDSWTTISPDLTKGGKPGNVPYGTLTTISESPFTFGLIYAGTDDGYIHLTKDGGSTWTKISDKLPQDLWVSSLQASPFKDGTVFAALNGYRWDNFSPYIFRSDDYGNTWKQLGLNLPLEPVNVIRQDPVNKDLIYVGTDNGLYVSTNGGIDFMSMKGKLPAVAVHDLLVHKRDQKLAVGTHGRSIYLANVKHLQMLSEEIIAKPLHLFELSEIKFNKNWGRIFYKWAEPNEPSLNIPVYLNRADSVSISIYLPKSEERPDSLLLKELKFAGVKGINYFPYNLTLDEKAREAYQQSMKKDVPKDTAPPVVVKKADNGQYYLLAGSYQVIVVAGNNQEEKTLEVSK from the coding sequence ATGAATTTCAGAATAATTTATTTAACCTGCATCATTTTGATGAACAGCCTGAATATGATGGCACAAAGCAAAGTTAGCGAAGCAACAAAAGCATCGGAACGCTTAAAAAACAAAACAATCAGACAGGATTTGAATACTCGTTCGGTTGTTTCCGGAATCGAATTTAAGAATGTCGGGCCGACAGTGATGAGCGGAAGGGTTACTTCAATCGCAGTTTCTCCTGCCGACGCAGCGCATTTTTATGTAGCATATGCTTCGGGAGGATTATGGGAAACCCGCAACAATGGAATGTCTTTTGAGCCATTGTTTGACGAAGAAATGGCAATGACAATCGGCGACATTGCGGTAAACTGGACGGTTTCACCTCCCGAAATCTGGATAGGAACCGGTGAAAACAATTCGAGTCGCTCATCCTATTCTGGAGTTGGGATTTATAAATCAGTTGATGGCGGGAAAACCTGGGAAAACATGGGCTTGCCCGAATCACATCATATCGGCCGGATTGTTTTACATCCCTCAGATACCAAAAAAGCATGGGTTGCTGTTTTGGGACACCTCTATTCTGCAAACAAGGAACGGGGAATTTACAAGACAGAAGATGGCGGTAAAACCTGGAAACAAACCCTTTATGTAGATGATAATACGGGCGGTATTGATTTAACGATAGACACCAAAAACCCTTCCCTGCTCTATGCTGCGATGTGGCACAGAGAAAGAAGGGCATGGAATTTTACGGAAGGCGGAAAAACTTCAGGTATCTATAAAAGCACGGATGGGGGGAATACCTGGACTTTGGTGAGCGGGAAAGGCTCGGGTTTTGCAGAAGGTAAAATCGGGCGAATCGGATTGGCACTTCATCCTTCCGGTGTTTTATTTTCCGTTCTGGACAATCAAAACTTCCGGCCGGAAGACCTTTCCAAAGAAAAAGACACGACAAAACTTGAAAAAAAAGAATTGCGGAATATGAGTCGTGATGAGTTTTTAAGTTTACCGGAATGGAAAGTAAAAGACTTTTTAAGAACCAACCGTTTTCCGGAAAAATATGATGTTAAAACCATAAACGGGCAAATCAAAGAGGGGAAAATAACGCCCAAAACTTTGGTGGAATATTTAGAAGATGCCAATGCAGTGTTATTTGATACCCCTGTTGTTGGAGCCGAAGTGTATCGTTCTGACAACGGAGGCATGACCTGGACTAAAGTAAACAAAGATTATATTGATGATCTATACTACTCTTATGGGTATTATTTCGGTCAGATCAGGGTGGCAGACCAATCTACTCAAAAAATTTATTTGTTAGGCGTTCCATTGATAGCCTCTGAAGACGGAGGACAAACATTTAAAGCAATTGACGGGGACAATGTACATGTTGATCATCATGTTTTATGGTTAAATCCCAACAGAAGCGAGCATTTGATAAACGGGAATGATGGCGGGGTAAATATCAGCTATGACGATGGTAAACACTGGATAAAATGCAACACCCCGCCTGTTGGTCAGTTTTATGCCATTGCCGCCGATAATCAGGAGCCTTTCAACTTGTACGGCGGGTTGCAGGATAATGGCGTTTGGACCGGCAGCAGTAATTATTCTCCCGGTGTTGGATGGCATCAGGGCGGAATTTATCCTTACAAAGAATTACTGGGAGGAGACGGGATGCAGATTGCAATAGATAACCGTAACCCGCAGTTGATTTATACCGGATTTCAGTTTGGAAATTACTACCGGATTGACCGCAGTACAGACGACTATACCCCCATTGCACCTAAACATGAATTAGGAGAACGGCCGCTGAGATTTAACTGGCAGACCCCGGTTTGTTTATCGGTTCATAACCAGGATATTGTCTATTTCGGGTCAAACAAACTTCACCGTTCCATGAATAAAGGGGATAGTTGGACTACTATTTCCCCGGATCTGACCAAAGGCGGGAAACCGGGAAATGTGCCGTATGGAACCCTGACAACCATCAGTGAATCGCCTTTTACCTTTGGTTTAATTTATGCCGGCACTGATGACGGTTATATCCACCTGACAAAAGATGGAGGCAGTACGTGGACAAAAATTTCAGACAAACTGCCGCAAGACCTTTGGGTCAGTAGCCTTCAGGCATCGCCGTTTAAAGACGGAACTGTTTTCGCAGCATTAAACGGATACCGTTGGGATAATTTTTCACCTTATATTTTCCGGTCTGATGATTACGGCAATACCTGGAAACAATTGGGATTAAATCTGCCACTTGAACCGGTAAATGTGATCAGACAAGACCCTGTCAATAAAGATTTGATTTATGTCGGTACAGACAATGGTTTGTATGTTTCAACGAATGGCGGCATTGATTTTATGAGTATGAAAGGCAAACTGCCGGCTGTTGCCGTTCACGATTTGTTGGTTCATAAACGGGACCAGAAATTGGCGGTCGGTACGCATGGTCGCTCCATTTATCTGGCAAATGTCAAACATCTTCAAATGCTGTCTGAAGAAATCATTGCAAAACCATTACATCTTTTTGAACTTTCTGAAATCAAATTCAACAAGAACTGGGGGCGAATTTTTTATAAATGGGCAGAACCCAATGAACCCTCACTCAATATTCCGGTTTATCTCAATCGGGCAGACAGTGTTTCTATTTCCATTTATCTGCCAAAATCAGAGGAAAGGCCGGATAGTTTATTGTTAAAAGAATTGAAGTTTGCAGGAGTAAAAGGCATCAATTATTTTCCATATAATCTGACTTTAGATGAAAAAGCAAGAGAGGCTTATCAACAAAGCATGAAAAAAGACGTTCCCAAAGATACGGCACCTCCTGTGGTAGTCAAAAAAGCAGACAATGGTCAGTATTATTTATTGGCCGGAAGTTATCAGGTCATCGTTGTTGCAGGAAATAACCAAGAAGAAAAAACGCTGGAGGTCAGTAAATAA
- a CDS encoding redoxin domain-containing protein, which produces MALQIGDVAPDFTLFDTDKQKVSLSDFKGKKLVLLFFPLAFTGVCTKELCEVRDSIADFNHLNSEVIAISVDSLYTLKKFKEDQRLNFTLLSDFNKEVSALYDSLYPLFGFGMKGVSKRSGFVIDGEGIVQYAEVLESAADIPSFSNIKRTLEELEK; this is translated from the coding sequence ATGGCTTTACAAATTGGAGATGTAGCACCGGATTTTACCTTATTCGATACCGATAAACAAAAAGTTTCCCTGTCTGATTTTAAAGGAAAAAAACTGGTGCTCTTGTTTTTCCCTTTAGCATTTACCGGAGTTTGCACGAAAGAGTTATGCGAAGTCCGCGATTCAATCGCCGATTTTAACCATCTTAATTCCGAAGTAATTGCTATTTCGGTTGACTCTCTTTATACACTTAAAAAATTCAAGGAAGACCAGAGGCTGAATTTTACCTTACTTTCAGATTTTAACAAAGAAGTCAGCGCACTTTATGATTCGCTCTATCCATTGTTTGGCTTTGGCATGAAAGGAGTTTCAAAAAGATCGGGATTTGTAATTGATGGGGAGGGAATTGTTCAATATGCAGAAGTTCTTGAATCGGCTGCCGATATACCCTCATTCTCAAACATTAAAAGAACCCTTGAAGAGTTGGAGAAATAA
- a CDS encoding tandem-95 repeat protein: MNPLKHILLLSDSLFIFKKTIRIAVNQRILLNIAILLFSLSTAQLKGQNNPPLIDTLYYCTGQMTPVVLCNDYIDPDGDETILTGGHTTFNCSLVFLNDSCVRYTPLPGFLGTDIVYLDVCDNSDPAACSVSVVYVHVGCLPPVANSDTALINGDMFSFNGGETMPYSGTSLVLPVLENDDPLCTNNPVSIAVVLSPPLHGTYSFLPGNNSLNYTPDTGFSGTDMITYVTCNNCPLCDTATVTIVVEPPPPPCDPDIYLCLPVNGSSDFCPEFCNLNASDISLYEYSAINGNISAPDVNGCFTYSAQTGFSGEDLVAITACDNNGNCATTFAFVVISNLCDDAPPLPSDDFVLTNINVQASIFVLENDDSPNGLLLSVNEVTTPAHGNAVISNDGLEITYTPDNGFTGSDTFTYSVCNTNGICASASVFVQVVQECMNEQQTCTQQGTPLEVCVSFCSLEGLTNVNLTSALSGNNMSISQLTGTCLIYTPLPTFTGTDLITITGCTEQGLCDTAFVYVEVGCFAPNASTDAVVSNANSPVSVNVAANDAEICQSFSGNISISVPPLNGTATVESNGNITYLPNNGFTGSDFLTYTICAACNSSACTNAEVFFTITESSMPENEDYMAQPDVVQTPFGTSITIDVLDNDPGNDLTILSYSLASNGIVIPNTDGTFTYIPIGSFTGSDYFFYQVCDNSGNCQQTIVAVTVLPAGNPPQNPIAHHDMAETNEGQSVTIPVLTNDSNPQGGSLNISNTTSPPNGVVAVNPDGTITFTPTSGFNGINTFTYTVCNSNDLCATATVSVAVGNASPSNQYPLSVNDFAAVSSGGTAIISLLANDTDPESQSLTASILSNPMHGTVGLDAETGEATYVSGAGFQGIDYFTYMACDDGFPALCDTAYVAISVGDGNVPPIAQDDIVYGMENTTLNIPVSLNDSDANHAPGDLIINSIPVLPQFGTVIIDGLQIIYQPNTGYTGNDEFSYLICDPAGDCDEATVTIIITDLVFAMPDVVSTNENVSVEINVLSNDLGSSIGISNIGNASNGTLTVEANGIIIYTPSIGFSGSDSFVYQICDNFGNCSQASVTVTVNQVVESNLPPIAQNDLSETAMGEPVTIDVLANDSDPEEEILTISSVSNPLSGTVLILGNSILYTPDIGFTGTDQFNYTITDSYGNSSSATVTIQVTVVPEETEACELKAASGFSPNADGINDTYLISGIDAACFESIDIELTIFNRWGDKMFETSNYRNSEAWDGNWNNSGKEAPAGTYFYQIQYLNTQQKPVKLSGYLELVR, translated from the coding sequence ATGAATCCCCTTAAGCACATTTTACTTCTGTCAGATAGCTTATTTATCTTTAAGAAAACAATCCGTATCGCTGTTAATCAACGCATTTTATTAAATATTGCCATTTTGTTGTTTTCTTTATCTACTGCCCAGCTTAAAGGTCAAAACAATCCCCCACTGATTGATACTTTATATTATTGTACCGGACAAATGACTCCGGTCGTACTTTGCAATGATTATATAGATCCGGATGGAGATGAAACAATTCTAACAGGAGGACATACGACTTTTAACTGCAGTTTGGTCTTTTTAAACGATAGTTGTGTCAGATATACTCCACTTCCGGGATTCCTTGGTACAGACATCGTTTACCTTGACGTTTGTGATAATTCTGACCCGGCAGCTTGCTCTGTTTCTGTGGTTTATGTTCATGTTGGCTGTTTGCCTCCGGTTGCAAATTCAGATACAGCTCTGATTAACGGAGATATGTTTTCCTTTAACGGGGGAGAAACAATGCCATATTCCGGAACTTCACTCGTTTTACCTGTATTAGAGAATGACGATCCTCTATGTACAAATAATCCCGTATCAATTGCCGTAGTGCTATCACCGCCTTTGCATGGAACTTATTCCTTTTTACCCGGCAATAACAGTTTGAATTATACACCCGATACCGGATTTTCAGGAACCGATATGATCACTTATGTAACCTGCAACAATTGCCCGCTTTGCGATACTGCTACGGTTACCATAGTTGTTGAACCGCCACCTCCTCCCTGCGACCCGGATATCTATTTATGCCTGCCTGTAAATGGCAGTTCTGATTTTTGTCCCGAATTTTGCAACCTGAACGCTTCTGACATAAGCCTGTATGAATATTCGGCAATCAATGGCAATATTTCTGCTCCTGATGTGAATGGTTGTTTTACTTATAGCGCACAAACCGGTTTCAGCGGTGAAGATCTCGTAGCAATTACAGCTTGTGATAATAACGGAAATTGTGCGACTACTTTTGCATTTGTCGTTATCAGTAATCTTTGTGATGATGCTCCTCCGTTACCTTCCGATGATTTTGTTTTAACCAATATCAATGTTCAGGCATCCATCTTTGTATTGGAAAATGACGATAGTCCGAACGGGCTGCTATTGTCTGTAAACGAAGTAACGACACCTGCTCATGGTAATGCGGTAATCAGTAATGATGGCTTGGAGATTACCTATACTCCTGATAATGGGTTTACCGGTTCCGATACCTTTACATATAGTGTCTGTAATACTAATGGAATTTGTGCTTCCGCCTCGGTTTTTGTTCAGGTAGTTCAGGAATGTATGAACGAACAACAAACCTGCACTCAACAGGGAACGCCTTTAGAGGTTTGTGTTTCTTTTTGTAGTCTTGAAGGATTAACAAATGTCAATTTAACTTCTGCTTTATCCGGAAACAATATGAGCATCAGCCAATTGACCGGTACTTGTTTGATTTATACCCCTTTACCCACATTCACCGGAACTGATCTGATTACAATTACAGGCTGTACTGAGCAAGGGCTTTGTGATACGGCATTTGTTTATGTTGAAGTAGGATGTTTTGCGCCAAATGCTTCAACAGATGCGGTTGTATCGAATGCCAATTCTCCTGTTTCTGTAAATGTAGCAGCCAATGATGCTGAGATTTGTCAGTCTTTTTCAGGAAACATTAGTATCAGTGTCCCTCCTTTAAATGGTACTGCAACCGTAGAGAGCAATGGCAACATCACTTATTTGCCCAATAATGGCTTTACAGGTTCTGATTTTCTTACTTATACGATATGTGCTGCCTGTAATTCTTCTGCCTGTACAAATGCTGAGGTATTTTTTACAATTACCGAATCTTCAATGCCTGAGAACGAGGATTATATGGCTCAACCCGATGTAGTACAAACGCCTTTCGGCACTTCCATTACCATAGATGTGCTGGACAACGATCCTGGAAATGATTTGACAATTTTGTCGTATAGTCTGGCTTCCAATGGAATTGTAATTCCTAATACGGACGGCACATTTACCTATATCCCTATCGGAAGTTTTACCGGTTCAGACTACTTTTTCTATCAGGTTTGTGACAATTCTGGCAACTGTCAACAAACTATTGTCGCTGTTACAGTCTTACCTGCCGGAAATCCGCCTCAAAACCCGATTGCTCATCACGATATGGCGGAAACGAATGAAGGGCAATCTGTAACTATTCCTGTTCTGACAAACGACAGCAATCCTCAGGGAGGCAGCCTTAATATCAGCAATACTACCTCCCCTCCGAATGGGGTGGTTGCCGTTAACCCGGATGGGACAATTACCTTTACCCCAACCTCTGGATTTAACGGAATCAACACATTTACTTATACTGTCTGCAATTCAAATGATTTATGTGCTACCGCAACAGTATCAGTAGCGGTTGGCAATGCTTCCCCTTCCAATCAATATCCGCTTTCGGTAAACGATTTTGCTGCCGTATCCTCAGGTGGAACTGCCATTATTTCATTACTTGCAAATGATACAGATCCTGAAAGCCAATCACTGACTGCCTCCATTTTATCAAATCCCATGCATGGAACAGTCGGTTTGGATGCTGAGACAGGTGAGGCTACTTATGTTTCGGGTGCAGGATTTCAGGGTATTGACTATTTTACCTACATGGCTTGTGATGACGGATTTCCGGCTTTATGCGATACGGCTTATGTGGCAATTTCGGTCGGCGATGGAAACGTTCCGCCGATTGCACAAGATGATATTGTATATGGCATGGAAAATACCACACTTAATATTCCGGTTTCATTGAACGATAGTGATGCTAATCATGCACCGGGGGATTTAATCATCAACTCGATCCCGGTTTTACCACAATTTGGAACAGTTATTATTGATGGATTACAAATTATCTATCAACCCAATACAGGATATACCGGAAATGATGAGTTCTCTTATTTGATTTGTGATCCGGCAGGAGATTGCGACGAAGCAACGGTTACCATAATTATTACAGATCTGGTTTTTGCGATGCCCGATGTTGTTTCAACGAATGAAAATGTTTCCGTTGAAATCAATGTATTGTCCAATGACTTAGGTTCCAGTATTGGTATCAGTAATATTGGCAATGCCTCAAACGGGACATTAACAGTCGAGGCTAATGGTATAATTATTTATACCCCTTCCATTGGATTTTCCGGCTCCGACTCTTTTGTGTATCAAATCTGCGATAATTTTGGAAATTGCAGTCAGGCTTCTGTTACCGTAACTGTGAATCAGGTGGTTGAATCGAATTTACCCCCCATTGCTCAAAACGATTTATCTGAAACTGCGATGGGAGAACCGGTTACCATTGATGTTTTAGCCAATGACTCAGACCCGGAAGAAGAGATTCTCACAATTTCATCGGTAAGCAACCCTTTATCCGGTACTGTTTTGATTTTGGGCAACAGTATTCTTTATACCCCAGATATTGGTTTTACCGGAACGGATCAGTTCAATTATACCATTACAGACAGTTACGGAAATTCAAGTTCAGCTACAGTTACTATTCAGGTTACTGTTGTTCCGGAAGAAACAGAAGCATGTGAGTTAAAAGCAGCTTCCGGTTTTTCACCCAATGCTGATGGGATAAACGATACTTATCTTATTTCAGGCATTGATGCTGCTTGTTTTGAATCAATTGATATTGAGCTTACAATTTTTAACCGATGGGGGGATAAAATGTTTGAAACTTCAAACTACCGGAATTCTGAAGCCTGGGATGGTAACTGGAACAATTCGGGAAAAGAAGCTCCCGCAGGAACTTATTTTTACCAAATTCAATATCTCAATACCCAACAAAAACCTGTTAAGTTGAGTGGATATCTCGAACTCGTCAGATAA
- a CDS encoding GNAT family N-acetyltransferase, which produces MNPVINISECDIDEVVKVLQQIPEFAFNRKSPQSEKKWIEERLKGVEHILLIAKVNDEIAGVKVGYNRWNDGSFYSWLGGVLPKHRRIGVAKALALKQEEMVKSLGYKSIVFKTRNRFRTMILFGISNGFDIVKVTRTAEITDYRIYLQKFLE; this is translated from the coding sequence ATGAACCCGGTGATCAATATATCTGAGTGTGATATTGATGAAGTTGTCAAAGTTTTACAACAAATACCCGAGTTTGCATTTAACAGAAAATCACCTCAGTCCGAAAAAAAATGGATCGAAGAAAGGTTAAAAGGGGTTGAACATATTTTGTTGATTGCAAAGGTAAACGATGAAATTGCCGGAGTTAAGGTAGGCTATAATCGTTGGAATGACGGCTCCTTTTACAGTTGGCTTGGGGGGGTATTGCCCAAACATAGGCGCATAGGGGTTGCTAAAGCTTTAGCTCTAAAACAGGAAGAAATGGTCAAATCTTTAGGCTATAAAAGCATTGTATTTAAAACCAGAAACCGGTTTAGGACCATGATTTTGTTTGGAATCAGCAACGGATTCGATATCGTTAAAGTAACCCGAACTGCTGAGATAACAGATTACAGAATATATCTTCAAAAATTCTTAGAGTAA